The region AATTTTCTTCTCTATCGAATTGCCCAAGATCTTTGGGAGGCAGCCCGCGATACCTACTCCAGTTTTTAAAATACTTTAGAACTTTTCGAAACTAAAACCAAATTGTTTGAATTCAAATAGGGAGACTTAAATGTCACCCAATATTATAATACAATCACTTGGTATTGGCAACAACTGGATAGGGATGCACATTTTTCCCATGGGGACGGGGCCCTACGGGGACCCACCCCTAATGGGGCAGGGAATCCCCGTCTAAATGGGGAATGGGGTGGTGACGGGGATAGTTTTCAATCCCCGAATGTTAAATGGGGCGGGGACTGGGATAACACTCTCTGTCCTGATGGGGCcctatttaaatttttatatatttttgtaatattttatatgtattttatatttttctttatgtgttattgtagtatagtagtaacttttttaatattttaaataataaatattgtgaaatattttaattttcatataatttatgacttttattttaaaattttaatttaaaatttatttttttaaataaatgggttctcTGTGGGGATTCCCTGCCCCAATAGGGGATTTCCCATCCCGCCCCTGACAGGGAATAAGCGGGGATGGGGCAGGGACGGGGACGGGGATAGGGGGAATACTCCCTGCCAATTCCCCGTCTCGTGTGCATCACTACAATTGGATATGTTTGAGTTTACTCTTGGAAGTGTCCAATTGATGCTGCACTCTACAAAGAAATTATTGAAAAAAAAGAGGACATAACGATTCTTGTTAGGTCTGAATAAGGATCTTGATCAAGTGCGGGGTAGAATTATGAGTTTCAAGCCTTTCCCTCCCATTCACGAAGTTTTTTCCGAGTCTGAGGGAGGAGAGTCGTCAAAAGGTGATGATGCCCGATACTAATTCGCTGTCAAATGGTTCAGCAATGCTCACTCACACTAATTCTCAAGATAAAATTCGAGACAGACCCTCCTGGTGTGTCCACTTTAAGAAGCAGGGCCATTTTCGTGGAACTTGTTGGAAGATACACGGAAAACCTGCTGATTGGAAGCCCAAACCACGTGCTAATGCAGCTGAAACCTCTATAGACCCATCCAATGAAGTCGATCCTTTCTCCAAAGATTAACTTGAGGCTCCGCAGAAGCTATTTGGGAAAATATCTGCTGCACAAAAACCGAGGCACATGTTAGCATGATGAGTCATCAAGGTACCATTCCTCACACCTTTGCTGCCAATTCCTACAACAATGGTTCTCTGATTGTGGATTCTGGGGCATCAAATCATATGTAAAGAATAAAATGATAGAAGATTTGAAACTGGTTGTCTTGTGTATTTATCAATGCTAGTAGGTATGCCCTTTTATAGGGACTACAGAATAGTCACAATAAATGTCAAAGAACAAAAATCCTATAAATAAGGAAACTTATATACAATAAAGATTACAACTATCACATCTAAAAAGTACAACTAATATTGCATATCTTTGTGATTTTATTTCCTGGCTGTCGACACTCCTCTCAAGCTGGACTGTAAATGTTAACAACTCCAAGCTTGTTTGTAAGGAAATTAAATACTCGTTTAGATAGTCTCTTAGTATATCTGTCAGTTGTTAATCAGTGTGCACATGCTTAACGCTAATTATCCCTCCATCAATTTTTTCTTCGATAAAGTGTCGATTCACTTCTACATGCTTGATTTTGTCATGACGTAGATGATTATGTGCTGTACTGATGGTGGATTTGTTGTCGCAAAATAATTGGATAGGAGCTTCATATTCTATCTTTAATTCTCCAAGCAGTCGTTTTAGCCATATAACTTCACATACCCCGTGAGCCATAGCCCTAAATTTTTCTTCTTGCAACAACAATTTGCTTTTTACTTCTCCAAGTAACTAGATTACCTCATAGTAGGGTACAATAACTGGATGTAGATTTCCTGTCATCAATTGATCCAACCCAGTTTTCTTTCATTTGTCTTCTTGAAGAATAGTCCATTTCCTGGTGCTCGTTTCAGATATCTCAAGATTCTATTAACAGCATTGAGATGGCTTTGACACGGATTGCGCATATATTGACTTATTAGACTTGCAACGAAGACAATGTTTGGTCTAGTGTGAGATAGATAAATAAGCTTTCCCACTAGCTGTTGGTATCTTCCTTTGCCAACTAGATCTCCTTCAAACATTTTAGTCTTGTCTCCAAGTTCAACGGGAGTTCTGCTAGGCTTGCAACCGAGCATCTCGGTTTTTTTTAGGAGATCAAGAGTATATTTTCGTTGAGATATAGAAATGTCTTTTTTGCTTATGGAAATTTCCATTCCTAGAAAATATTTTAATGCCCTAAGATCTTTGACTTCGAACTCCTTTGTCATCATCTCTTTGATTAGACTTATCTCCTCGGTATTACTTCCAATGACAATtatatcatcgacatatactaTTAGGATAGTAACTTTCCCTTTTCCTGATTGCCCAATGAACAGTGTATGATCGGTTTGACCTTGTGTGTACCCAGAATTTTGATTACTTTCGAGAACCGATCGAACCAAGCTCGAGGAGATTGATTAAGGCCATATAGTGACTTGTTAAGCTTGCAGACAACCTTTGCATCAAGGGTTTCTTTAAAGCCTGGTGGTTGGCTCATGTAAACTTCCTCTACAAGTTTGCCATTCAGAAAAGCAGTTTTTACATCTAACGGATGTAATTCCCTCTCTAGATTTGCTGCTAGTGAGAGTAGGACTTTGATAGTATTGAGCTTGGCGATCGGAGCAAAGGTCTCAGTGTAGTCAATCCCACCGGTCTGTGTGAATCCCTTTGCTACCAATGGTGCTTTGTACTGTTCAATTGAGCCATTAGCATTATACTTGACTGTGAACACCCATTTGCACCCCCACAACACTTTTATCAGGAGGTAATTCCACTAATCTCCAGGTATCATTCTGTTTGAGTGTTTTCATTTCTTCAAGTATAGCTAATTTCCACTCATGAATTTTAAGAGCTTCGTCAATATTTCTAGAAATAAAAACATCTAACAAACTAGAAGTAAAAGCTTAAGCTTTAAATGAGGATGACAAATCTGAATAAGAGATGAATTTGGAGATGGGATGTTGAGTGCAAGACTATTTCCTTTTCTCAAGGCCATAGGAATGTCTACATCAGTGTGTGAGTGATTATTACCCGACTTGTTTGGAGGAAGAGGATCTACCACTGGGTTGGCTTCTTGACTATGTTGAGGATTCATGATTTGGTTATTATTTTGTCGTCTAGAATAAACACACAACTCTTGTTGTTGGTTTGGAGGATGTGTATCTGTTTCTATTAACTCAGAAGATGAGGCAAAGTCTTTTAAATTTGAATCTGTTGGAGGGTGAGTCAATTTTGGAAGAGAGAAGTTTGTGGGATGTGATGGAATTATGGATTGACTCAGAGGTAGCTCTAATCCCCATGAACCACTGAGCTTCATTCTCTTGATAAGTAATGGTATCCCCCTGAAGCGAGGTGGGGGAAAAGTATGGAGTGTTTTAAAAAAAACTGACATCTCTGGAGACGAAGATATTTTTGGTAAGAGGGCAGTAGCACTGATAGCCTTTTTGAGTAGAGTAACCAATGAAGACAGTTTTAATGGCTCTAGGGTCAAGTTTTGTGTGATCCTTGGGATGAATATGGACAAAGGCATTACACCCAAAGGTTTTGACAGAAAGAGTATTTGAAGATAGATGAGGATATGAAGTGTGAAGAAGAGAATATGGTGTCCAAAAACCAATTGGACGACTAGGGAGACGATTGATGAGATAAGCAGCGGTAAGGATGACATCTCCCCAAAGGTACTTAGGAACGTGCATAGTAAAAAGTAGAGCTCGGGCAACTTCTAAGAGATGACGATTCTTATGTTCAGCAATGCCATTCTATTGAGGGGTATTGACACATGAACTTTGATGAATAATGCCTTTTTCAGAGAGGTAGGGTCCTAAGATAGAATTGAAATATTCTGTGCCATTATTCGTTCGTAATATATGAATAGATGTTTGGAATTGTTTGAATTATGTTATAGAAATTTTGAAACACATGAAATGTATCAGACTTGTGTTTAAGGAGAAACACCCAAGTAAGACGTGTGTGGTCATCAATAAATGTGACAAACCATCGATGACCATGGGAAGTAGTGACTTAAAGGGTTCCACATATCACTATGAATTAAAGAGAGAGCTGGTTGGAGTATAATGTTTTTGAGGAAAAACAGTTCGTGTGTGCTTAGCTAATTGACAAATATCACATTGCAAAGAACCATAATTATTATTGGAAAATAATGATGgaaacaaatatattaaataaaaaaacttggATGACTTGGTTGATAATGCCATAACATTATTTTGCTGGAGTTTGAAACAGAAACAAAGTTTATTGTAGAGATAGAATTAGAAGCCAAACTAGATGAACAAGGTTGCTGTATTATTGGTTGACGATTTTCAAAGAAATAAAGTCACCTTGAACTCTAGCACTGCCAATCGTCCTGCTCGAAGATAGTTCTTGAAATTGACAAGAATTGGAAAAAAATTTAGCAAGTCAACGATTGTTAGTAGTCAGCTTACTGACAGAAATTAAATGGCATGTTAAAGAGGGAACATGAAGGACCGATTTGAGGATTAAATCAGTCGACAATTTAATGGTACCAATTCCTGCAATTGGAGAGAGTGTCATCTGCTATTTTGACACTAGAAAGATTAGAACATGGAGTATAGGACTCAAGCAAAGAATGTAAACTGGTCATATGATCAGAGGTGCCAGAGCCAATTATCTATGGTGTTTAAGAGTCGGTGAGAGCAGAGGAGAAATTACCAGAGTGGGCAAGATAGCTAGACATAGTATGAGATTCGGAACCCattgtaaataatttttaccTTCAAGGTTATTGGTAGTGATATGAAGAGAGCTGTTGTTAGGGCTATAAAGAGAGCCCATGGAGCCATTAGATTGGTTTTGGGCCTGAGTTTGGGCTTGAAGTTGGGTGGGCCCATTGATTTGAGCAGGAACCTCTTTACTAGTTAACATCCTTGAAGGACAAAAAGAAGACCAAACCGATTGTTAAGTTGGTTGGTTGGTCTGATTGAGTGGGAGACTATGCGACTGGGACGTGAGACCGACGAGTGGTGAGATGTGTGACCGCCGTGAGTGGCTAAGATCCACCGGGAAGCTGCGAGGAGGACGAAGGGAGGTCGTGAGAGCTTGTGCGACTTGGAAAGGAAGCGTGCGCGACTGGACTAGGTCGCCTGTGAAGATGTTGACAGACGTATTGGACTAGGAGGAGGCGACTGTGGAGGGCTTGTCGGAGAGGACATGGCCGTGCGACTTATCTAGACAGGGTCGTGCGACTCGTGATGTTGCGATTAGGCTTCTGGAGTGTGCGTCTGTGTGAACTGAAAGAGAACAGAAGCTACCGGAGTCGAAGAAGACAACTGGAGCTTGGGAAAATAAATTCCAAGAAGGAGAGAGAAACAAGCCTATAGCTCTGATACCATAAAGAATAAATGAGAGAAGATTTGAAATTGTTTTTCTTGTGTATTTTATCAATGCTAGGTATGCCGTTTTATAGGGACTGTACAGAATAATCACAATAAATATCAAAGAATAAAAATCCTACAAATAAGGAAACTTGTATACAATAAAAGACTACAACTATCACATCTAAAAACTACAGCTAATATTGCATATCTTTGTGATTTTATTTTCTGGCTGTCAACAATATGTTAGCTGATTTAAAGGCATTTCATACATTCAAACCATGTACCAATCCCACCTTGGTCCGGATTGCTGATGGGTCACTCTCCAATGTGATAGGAACAGGATCTGTCAAATTAACAGATGCACTTCTCTtttcatctgttttttttttgttcctaAATTAAATTGCAATCTTCTCTCCATTAGCAAACTCACTAGAGACTTAAATTGTATGACTAAATTCTATCCTAATCGTTGTGAATTTTAGGTTATGGGCTCAAGGAAGCTGATTGGTAGAGTGGTGAAGTGCATGGTGGTCTCTATATTCTCATGGACACTCCtcaaaatatcaaaataaacaaGTTCACCCATCAAGTTGTGTTTTTAATTCTGTTTCTAGTTTAAATTCTACTTCTATTTCCGCCTAGGTCATCCAAATTTTAATTATCTTGAAAACTATTTCCTCATTTATTTATTAGTAAGAGGTCTTAATTTTTTCGTTGTGAGGTGTGTCAACTTCCAAAATATACTTGAAGCATTTACTCAAGCACTCCTTACAAATCTTCAAAACCTTTTTCATTGATACATAGTGATATTTGGGGACCCTCAAGGATAAATAATGTGAACGATTCTAGATGAATTGTTTCCTTCATTGATGATCATACTAGAACCATGTGGACTTTCCTcgtgaaagaaaaatctgaaagTAAATCTATTTTAAAGCTTTTCATTCCATgattcaaaatcaatttcaacaaaaaaaaatccaAGTTTTAAAAATAGTTAATGGTAAGGAGTATTTTAATTCAATTCTTGGCTCTTACTTATTAGATCAAAGAATTATCCATATTTGTGCCCAAACATTTTTGGGGAGAAGTTGTTCTTACTGCCACTTATCTCATCAATCGTATGCCAAGTCGTGTCTTTTAATTGAAAACCCCTTCACAATTTGTTACTCCAAGCTTTTCCTCACCTATTAGTTTTTTCCTCAGACTTGCCACTTAAGATCTTCGGCTGTACTACATTTGTCCATATCTATGATCATAAAAGATCTAAACTAGACCCCAAATCGCATAAATGCATCTTCATTGGGTATTCTAGTAATAAAAAGGGATGCAAATGTTACTCACCAGCCACAAAGCAATTCTATAATACTCTAGAGGTCACTTTTTTTTAACACCAATCATTATTTCCCAAATCTACTATTTAGGGGGAGAATCCTGGGAATATCAACTTTGGTAAATCAGGCTGTCTTTCTTCCTACTCTAACTCAACCTGCTTTCTCACCCACATCATCTGGTCGTCCTCCTTCACCCCTGCAACTAGATACAACAGTCAACCCATCATCCTCACTTCCAACAATCCCATCATCATCCTCTCTTCCGAGAATCCCATCGTCCTCTCTTTCCTTCTCAGAAAACACTACTCCACCTACTTTGCCTTGTCAACCACAACTTGAAGATAGAAACAAAGAAATATAGAGGCAACCATGCAAAAGCAAAGACTGTTCAACCACACAACTGAGCTCCTCTAACCGTGAAAATCATGAAGGTAAGAATTCTATGATTAATGAGTTGGTACCTATTGCTTTTGATAATCTTGATTTGCCTATTGCACATCGGAAGGGTGTTAGAACATGCACCAGTCACCCTATAGAAAAGTATGTTGTTTATGGGAAACTGACTCCTATGTATCGAGTCTTCGTCTCCACTCTTGATCTTGTTCAGATTCCCACAAGCATTAACGAGGTACTAAAAGATCCCAAATGGAAGGTTGTTCTTGATGAGGAAATCAATGCTCTTGAGGAAAATGGTACATGGGTCCTTGCTGAGTTGCTTCACGGAAAATAAGCAGTGGAATGTAAGTGGATCTGTACTGTCAAGCACAATTTAGATGAGAGTATCAATAGATTCAAGGCTCAGTTGGTTGCGAAGGGGTTCACTCAATCTTGTGGTGTTGACTATCATGAGATTTTTGCTCCCATCGCCAAACTCAATACCATAATAGTTCTGATATCACTTGTTGTGAATTGTGATTGGCTTTATATCAATTGGATTTGAAAAATGTTTTTTTAAATGGAGAATTGGAAGAAGAAGTCTATAGGGAAATTCCACCAAGGTTGAAGATAGACTTCGGTGGCCGATTGGTTTGCAAACTCCAAAAATCCCTCTATGGCTTGAAATAATTACCTCAAGCATCGTTTGATATGTTTGCAAAGTTAGTTGTGAAAGTGGGATACACTCAATGCCAAGCCGGTCATACCTTCTTTGTGAAAAAACTCTTCAACTGGGAAGTTGGCTATTCTCTTTGCCTATGTCGATGACACAATCCTAACTGTGGATGATTCAGATGAGATTTCTAATCTCAACAGATTTCTTGCATCAGAATTTGAGATAAAAGATCTAGGAGTTCTAAAATACTTTTATTGGGATGGAGGTAGCCCGGTCCAAAGAAGGAATGCTCGTGAGTAAGCCAACGAAAGTATATCCTAGATCTTCTGAACAAAACTAGATTGCTCGGGAGTAAGCCAGTAGATACTCCAATGGACCCGAACTTTAAAACAAATCGAAGTGGGGAATCAATTCCAGTAGAGAGGAGTTATCAAAGATTAGTGGGAAAGCTGATCTATCTCTCCTATACAAGACCAGATATTGCTTTCTCTGTCAGTGTAGTCAGTCAATATATGTAGTCCTAGTGAGGAACATTTGGAAGTTGTTTATTGTATCTTGAGATACCTTAAAATGACACTAGGTCTTGGTTTGCACTCCAGAAAACATGACAATCGAGACTTGGAAATCTAGGGTTGCAGAGTTGACTAACAGACGATCAACTAGTGGCTATTGCACCTATGTTTAGGGAAATTTAGTCACTTGGCACAACAAGAAACGGTCAGTGGTCTCTCAGAGTAGTGCATCATCAGAATATCGTGCACTAGCCTTGGGTATTTGTGAAGGAATGTGGATTAAAAGGCTGTTAAGTGATCTGAAAGCTGAGGTCCTTACATCCTTCAAAATGTACATCAACATTGCTAAGAACCTAGTTGATAACAAAACATGTTGAAATAAACAGACCATGCATTTATGAAGGTGAATTCTAAGATTATTTAACTTGATTTCATTCCCACAAGGAAACAGATTGCGGACATCCTAACAAAGGCCCTATCGAGAACAAACTTTGAAGAATTCAATTCCAAGATGGGTCTGTATAACATATACAACTCAGCTTGAGAGGAAGTATAGAAATATCACGATTATTTTATTGTTAGGATCTGAAATTAGTATtagaatatttttttattctttccaTGTATAGGTATTTTTTGTCTTAACCTTTATTGTAGATCATTCTGTTCACAACATAATAAAGGGAAAAAGATCTTTTccttctatataaatatataggttGTAATCGTATTTTAATATCAATCAGAATTATTCAAAAATTCCTACACATGGGTACATCTTATAGATAGTGTGATGTGTTAATGTCGTTGTCTTATTTGATAGGTCTAAAGTTTCTCTCTATTTTCTTTTGCAGCTTTCCGGGAATATGAAATTGATTTCTCTAAGTTTATTTTACATtatgaaaatttaatattttttaatatctaATTAGATCTGCGGAGTACTTTTATATATCATCACAAGGAACACAATGTCTCACTCTAGCCAATTATCAAACTAGCTCTACTATCTTGTAGGCCATTCCACATGCAGTAGCTATGGTCAGAGCAGCAGATAGGAAAAGCCCAAGAGAGGCAGTTGAATTTGTTTTACAGCTGTTGAAGGTAATTACTATTTTTTCTATTATATGCAGCAAGAACAGGAAGACTACCTCACCTTCATCATGAGAGTGTATATGAACCTTTTTTTCAACTCTTGCCATTAAATTTTTTAACTTGAGTACTGTGATACATAAAAAATGGGGAGTAGAGAATTTGGTTTcttcttatctctctctctctctctctataaatatatatatcttatctCTTTGTTTTGTGCATTCTTAGCTTTATGAAATGTCTGATTTCATTTCATGTTTCCTGTTGCCTGGTCTTTACATACCAAACAGTATAATGACAATAATGGAAATCCTTACTCCGATGTTTATTGGCTTGCTGCATTGATTCAGTCAGTTGGTGAACTTGAATTTGGACAACAGGTTTGATATAATCTCTATTTAGACTCTTGTTTCCTCCATTCAAGTTTTtgctggagagagagagagagtgagatatTGTAGTGAAATTTTTGTTTCCTGGTCATTACTTTCTGAGCCTTGATTTGTTACGAATTTTAACTATGGCAGAGTATTCTTTTTCTATCATCCCTTCTCAAGCGCATTGATCAGCTTTTGCAATTTGACAGGTGCGTTGACTTGTTTCGTATGGATGATCAGTTATTATTTCAGAATTCAGATAACTGTAAATCTAACTTTTATCGTGTATTTGGGAATGCGGATACTACCAGGCTGATGCCAAGTTACAACGGGATTTTGACAGTTAGCTGCATTAGAACTTTAACTCAGATTGCATTGAAGCTTTCTGGTTCTGTCCCTCTCGTGAGTCTTTCTTAACCTACTGTAAACTGAGTTTCAATTATTTGGGgtattaattatatggtgttttgggcaGGACCGCATTGTTGATCTCCTGAAACCATTTAGGGATTCTAAGGCAATCTGGCAGGTTCGCATTGAAGCTAGTAGGGCTTTACTTGATCTAGAGTTTCACTGTGGAGGCATTGATGCAGCTTTGTCTTTGTTTATCAAATATTTAGAGGAAGAGCCGTCTTTGAGAGGTTTGCATTGCTTCCATTGGTGAAATAGTAATGATTCTATAGGATCTGCCAAGTCTTGTATGGaaatatttgttttgttttttgttctttaatttcttttcttttcattcgGCTTGTACACTTGTTATCCATTCATAATTTCAGGGCAGGTGAAATTGGGTGTGCATGCTATGAGATTGTGTCAGATAAGAGTTGGATCTAATTCTAATGACATAAGAAGCGATACTCTTGTGAATTTGCTCCATCTACTTGAGGGACGAATTGCATTCAATAATATCTTTCTTCGTCACCACCTGTTCTGCATCTTACAAATCCTTGGGGGAAGGTGCTAGcctttttctcttctcttccttttttcCCCTTATTGAGATGTATATGTTTCTCCTTCATTGTCAAAATAGAGCATTCTTTTGTTGAGAAATAATAACTCTGTCTGTGTGTGTGGATTTACCATGGTATATATCATTTAAATCTAAACCCGTGCTCCATTTTTACTTGATACTTTTTAGGCCACCAACACTTTATGGTGTTCCAAGGGATCATAGACCATTTCCTATGGGTGATGTAGAAGCCTGGCACGAGCAGAAAAATATGTTCGGTTCTTTTCTTCCAGAAATTAAACTACCATCTGAACCTCAGAACCTTCCACGCAACAATTTTGTCTTGTCAGAAGCTTCTGATGGGATGTTTTCTGTCCCAGAAGCATCTAATAATGGTTTGGCTGTTCTACAAGATCCTGGTGATGGCTTGGCTGTTCCAGAAGCTTTCACAGAAGGTTTGACTCTTCTAGAAGCTCCCAAGGATGTTTCATCTgtttcagaagctttcaaggaagATTTGGTTGGTCAGGATGCTTTCAAGGATGGTGGTCTGACTGTTTCAGAAGCTTTCAAAGATGATTTTTCTGTTCAGGAGGCTTCCAAGGACGAGTTGTCTGTTGTGGAAGCTCCCAAGGATGATTTGTCTGTCGTAGAAGCTTCAAAGGATTTGTTGGCTGCTCCAGAGTCTTCCAAAGATGGATTAGCTGCTCCAGAGTCTTCCAAAGATGGATTGGCTGCTCCAGAACCTTCAAAGGATGGTTTGGCTGTTTCAGAAGCTTCCAAGGATGGTTTGGCAATTCCTGAGCTTTCTAAGGAAGCTGATACGATTTCTACCAGTCATGGACGGAAGATGCCAGTTGTCAAAATTAGAATGAAAAGATCTACTGCTACAAGTAGAGCTACAGAGGTTGATAATCTTACTCTTGAAAGATCCCAGGGCGGACATTACGAAATTGATCGCGGGGCCAGTAGTTCAATGTCTGTTGATGCACCCCACCGAACTTTTGCAGAAGCTGTGAGTATTAGCACTCAAAATCTTGAAGAAGTCAACTCATGCCATGATCTTGGGTCCCGGATGACTGCTAGTATAGGCAGTGCGAAACTTGTAAGTGATGGTGATGATGTGGGCAAGGAACTCCAATGCACTGCTGATTCAAGCAAGGTTTCCGTGCTAGGTCAACCAGATGATCCATCATCATCTAGCTTCATCCAGGACAATAACGTAGATGCCGGTGCGCAAAAGTTTGCAAGTCTTCAAGCTCTGTCAGATTCAAGGCATGGCCATggaaaagaaaaggagaaaaagaagaagaaagacagAGACAAGAAACGGAAGCGGGAAGACCATAAAGGGCACAAGGACGATCCTGAGTACTTGGAAAAGAAGCGcctgaagaaggagaagaagaggaaggaaAAGGAGATGGCAAAGCTGTTAAATGAGGTCAAGACCTCTTCTTTGCATGAGCAAGCCAAGGTATCTTCTGTAGTGGAACGGACAAACAAGAAAGAGGAACTTAAGATCAAATCATCAACTGTTGAAGCAAAACCAATTGTATCTAGTGGATCCAAATTAGTGATCCCAGCAGCAGCA is a window of Humulus lupulus chromosome 4, drHumLupu1.1, whole genome shotgun sequence DNA encoding:
- the LOC133830855 gene encoding transcription initiation factor TFIID subunit 2 isoform X4 → MCLPVHLSKLRGTVDFFHSAFSCYKDYLSVNFPFGSYKQVFIEPEMAVCSLGLGASMSIFSSQILFDEKIIDQTIDTRIKLAYALAQQWFGVYITPETPNDEWLLDGLAGFMTDFFIKRYLGNNEARFRRYKANCAVCKADDSGATSLSSSASSKDLYGTQSIGLYKKIRSWKSVAILQMLEKQMGPESFRKVQIFADLCILQTIVSRAQDKTRSMRSLSTKEFRHFANKVGNLERPFLKEFFPRWVESCGSPLLRMGFSYNKRKNMIELAVLRGCTAVPNSSASVVNGRPESENRDGEVGWPGMMSIRAHELDGTFDHPVLPMAGETWQLVEIQCHSKLAARRFQKPKKGMKLDGSDDNGDGTLPLDLRSSMDSPLLWMRADPELEYLAEIHFNQPIQMWINQLEKDRDVIAQAQAIAMLETSPQLSFNIVTALNNFLTDSKAFWRVRIEAAFALANTASEETDWAGLLHLVKFYKGRRFDADIGLPKPNDFHDFAEYFVLEAIPHAVAMVRAADRKSPREAVEFVLQLLKYNDNNGNPYSDVYWLAALIQSVGELEFGQQSILFLSSLLKRIDQLLQFDRLMPSYNGILTVSCIRTLTQIALKLSGSVPLDRIVDLLKPFRDSKAIWQVRIEASRALLDLEFHCGGIDAALSLFIKYLEEEPSLRGQVKLGVHAMRLCQIRVGSNSNDIRSDTLVNLLHLLEGRIAFNNIFLRHHLFCILQILGGRPPTLYGVPRDHRPFPMGDVEAWHEQKNMFGSFLPEIKLPSEPQNLPRNNFVLSEASDGMFSVPEASNNGLAVLQDPGDGLAVPEAFTEGLTLLEAPKDVSSVSEAFKEDLVGQDAFKDGGLTVSEAFKDDFSVQEASKDELSVVEAPKDDLSVVEASKDLLAAPESSKDGLAAPESSKDGLAAPEPSKDGLAVSEASKDGLAIPELSKEADTISTSHGRKMPVVKIRMKRSTATSRATEVDNLTLERSQGGHYEIDRGASSSMSVDAPHRTFAEAVSISTQNLEEVNSCHDLGSRMTASIGSAKLVSDGDDVGKELQCTADSSKVSVLGQPDDPSSSSFIQDNNVDAGAQKFASLQALSDSRHGHGKEKEKKKKKDRDKKRKREDHKGHKDDPEYLEKKRLKKEKKRKEKEMAKLLNEVKTSSLHEQAKVSSVVERTNKKEELKIKSSTVEAKPIVSSGSKLVIPAAARVETKPEASTQGTTSVAPKIRIKIKSKTLTKS